The Methanomassiliicoccales archaeon genome includes a region encoding these proteins:
- a CDS encoding FAD-binding oxidoreductase — translation MAAAEEKVVRDAPIGAVKKLEAAIGKENVKTSKMERLLYSHDMAPLPNIAQLGFLNIPDIVVRPRSTSDVQKIVQIANEEGIPIVPRGASSWGLGGSMPVFGGIVIDLAGGMNKILDIDVDNLCCTVEAGADYKKVYEACLAKGLLLGSYPSSFPSATIGGWIAKDGVGIGSYKYGGPGLNLRSMEVVMPDGSVCETGFRDVADNSAGYNLNALQVGAEGTLGVITKVTLKLQPFGGTIKNVSYAFSKLQDLAPALWELCRSQVIPLHIAFSDGKHFDYLRKAGKHAPEVGTILNIAFEGSKENVERDEAAVDAMISKHGGRKMPPEVGQHEWDERSYEFRSREVGLGCIPGEIVVRLKDFSIVADKCYKLLDEFKMDGAIIGIMCDRNTVMFMPYYFFNPDSLLQMTSYAFNKKISDISYEHGGRPLGFGAFFASNLEIIRGKDNVRQMKAIKNALDKKEIMNPGKLLEMKTRYGITVSSKLFELAMDGAGLAKKALPKSNEFEEKAEIYEEERKKKGLGGHQH, via the coding sequence ATGGCAGCTGCTGAGGAAAAGGTCGTCCGGGACGCCCCAATCGGTGCGGTCAAAAAGCTTGAGGCCGCGATAGGGAAGGAAAATGTGAAGACTAGCAAAATGGAGAGATTGCTTTACAGCCATGATATGGCACCATTGCCAAATATAGCCCAATTGGGCTTCTTGAATATTCCTGATATAGTAGTACGTCCTCGTAGCACCTCTGACGTTCAAAAAATCGTCCAAATTGCTAATGAGGAAGGTATACCGATAGTTCCCCGTGGGGCCTCCAGTTGGGGTTTGGGAGGTAGCATGCCAGTTTTTGGGGGAATAGTAATTGATCTTGCAGGTGGTATGAATAAGATCTTGGATATCGATGTCGACAATCTTTGCTGTACGGTAGAAGCCGGAGCAGATTATAAGAAAGTATATGAAGCGTGTCTTGCCAAAGGCCTTTTACTTGGCTCATATCCAAGCTCTTTTCCAAGTGCTACTATTGGAGGTTGGATAGCCAAAGATGGTGTCGGCATAGGCTCTTATAAATATGGAGGGCCAGGTTTGAATCTCCGCAGTATGGAAGTGGTCATGCCTGACGGCTCTGTTTGCGAGACTGGATTTAGAGATGTAGCCGACAATTCAGCTGGTTATAATCTAAATGCTCTCCAAGTAGGAGCAGAGGGCACATTGGGTGTAATAACGAAGGTGACTCTAAAGCTACAACCTTTCGGAGGAACAATCAAAAATGTTTCGTACGCGTTTTCGAAATTGCAGGATTTAGCACCTGCCCTTTGGGAATTATGCCGATCTCAAGTTATTCCATTGCATATCGCTTTTTCTGACGGCAAACACTTCGATTATCTTAGAAAAGCAGGAAAACATGCGCCTGAAGTTGGGACGATATTAAATATTGCCTTTGAAGGTTCAAAAGAGAATGTGGAAAGGGACGAGGCGGCTGTCGATGCAATGATTTCCAAACATGGAGGAAGGAAAATGCCGCCGGAGGTGGGACAACACGAATGGGATGAGCGTAGCTACGAGTTCAGGTCCAGGGAAGTAGGATTAGGATGCATCCCAGGGGAAATTGTAGTAAGATTAAAAGACTTTAGCATTGTCGCCGATAAATGCTACAAGCTCCTTGATGAATTCAAAATGGATGGAGCGATAATAGGCATAATGTGCGATCGTAATACAGTCATGTTCATGCCTTATTACTTCTTCAACCCAGATTCATTGCTCCAGATGACTTCATATGCTTTTAACAAAAAAATATCTGACATCTCTTATGAGCATGGAGGCAGACCTTTAGGATTCGGAGCTTTCTTCGCTTCAAATCTTGAAATCATACGTGGCAAAGACAATGTCCGTCAGATGAAAGCCATAAAAAATGCTTTGGACAAAAAGGAGATAATGAACCCAGGGAAATTACTGGAAATGAAGACCCGTTATGGAATAACAGTCTCTTCCAAACTTTTTGAGCTGGCTATGGATGGTGCAGGTTTAGCGAAAAAAGCTCTTCCCAAAAGCAATGAGTTTGAAGAGAAAGCTGAAATATATGAGGAAGAAAGGAAGAAAAAGGGTCTAGGCGGTCACCAGCATTAG
- a CDS encoding GIY-YIG nuclease family protein, producing the protein MELDENKIICVGALGEVEFDKGIYIYAGSALSSLKARVGRHFSKKKNLHWHIDYFLKEARPIEALIIRGNERMECLLNEMVSNLWGTQPSYPGFGSSDCSCLTHLHKAGVVNVKSLELFLPEKITTHDIFLKQENFI; encoded by the coding sequence ATGGAGCTGGATGAGAACAAAATAATTTGTGTGGGGGCTTTAGGAGAGGTGGAATTCGACAAAGGTATCTACATCTATGCAGGAAGCGCTCTTAGTTCTTTAAAAGCAAGAGTGGGCAGGCATTTTTCTAAGAAGAAAAATTTGCACTGGCACATCGATTACTTTTTGAAGGAAGCAAGACCAATTGAAGCTCTCATAATTAGAGGCAACGAGAGAATGGAATGTCTTCTTAATGAGATGGTATCTAATCTCTGGGGAACGCAACCATCATATCCTGGTTTTGGATCCTCTGATTGCTCTTGTTTAACCCATTTACACAAGGCAGGTGTTGTTAATGTTAAAAGCCTCGAGCTTTTCCTTCCTGAAAAAATTACAACTCATGATATATTTTTAAAGCAAGAGAATTTTATCTGA
- a CDS encoding methyl-coenzyme M reductase family protein yields the protein MRWMYEVLMFDGGVYRVNELYELVEDIGGFIIQKTQIQVMITVTMAIPSEDRGAIEAKARELGGKLVEVPLAGTEIVVVGPTLGRHHMPHPICDIAEHLRRYGAITVVMGLARGKGRQTAQISADEKAFIEEFDAAVFVLGNFADCIVKDKIRLFEKIEIPVAVVCGPEIPSLPFCEALVTGVGRKVERMRRAEEIAKLEETARAVQKIIQQKRKEIEEDPLFVHPAEVKQRIETLDYVKESLRPAPIVLHLDGLRVKVPYDKAREDICNLDVFDRKLCDIATITPSRLGGSTLIKIMTKSQVETRTTLSLN from the coding sequence ATGAGATGGATGTATGAGGTCCTGATGTTCGATGGAGGAGTATACCGTGTAAATGAATTATATGAGCTTGTGGAGGATATAGGTGGCTTCATCATTCAGAAGACTCAGATCCAAGTAATGATCACAGTGACCATGGCCATTCCATCTGAAGATCGCGGGGCAATCGAGGCAAAAGCTAGAGAGTTAGGGGGGAAATTGGTTGAAGTTCCATTGGCAGGTACTGAGATCGTGGTGGTTGGACCTACACTGGGCAGACATCATATGCCTCATCCCATATGTGATATAGCAGAACATTTGCGTCGTTATGGGGCCATAACAGTGGTTATGGGTCTGGCGAGGGGAAAAGGTAGACAAACAGCGCAAATAAGTGCTGATGAGAAAGCCTTTATTGAGGAGTTCGATGCGGCCGTTTTCGTGTTAGGAAATTTTGCCGATTGCATAGTTAAGGATAAAATAAGATTGTTCGAAAAAATTGAGATACCTGTAGCTGTGGTCTGTGGTCCTGAGATCCCCTCTCTTCCTTTTTGTGAGGCACTAGTCACGGGAGTGGGACGTAAAGTAGAGAGAATGCGCCGAGCTGAAGAAATCGCTAAACTGGAGGAGACAGCCAGGGCGGTACAAAAGATTATTCAGCAGAAAAGGAAGGAAATCGAGGAAGATCCCCTATTCGTTCATCCTGCAGAGGTTAAACAGCGCATAGAAACTTTAGATTATGTAAAAGAATCCCTTCGTCCCGCTCCAATCGTTCTGCATTTGGACGGTTTAAGAGTTAAGGTTCCATATGACAAGGCAAGGGAGGATATTTGCAATTTGGATGTTTTCGATCGCAAGCTCTGCGATATAGCCACCATCACTCCATCACGCTTAGGAGGAAGCACGCTGATTAAAATCATGACAAAATCTCAAGTGGAAACTAGAACTACCTTGAGCCTGAACTAA
- a CDS encoding methanogenesis marker 17 protein, with translation MNIVVEGSEDYGNEIYAELFERILIDLGLTNRVEGAKLLIYPEKHLFVVSVRMRRARQALKIPEMADLSERDGATYIAIRNESYAPPLLALLWKLFGRERIEQLSRLEILAHGIPISRLENLELNPGEELRKEVLDAIWRLLPEGFKVRRNLIADDVMTVISTEHEMQDEFMKIGEALHREMVQGLNLETEKRSYLGEDEMDV, from the coding sequence ATGAATATAGTCGTAGAAGGATCAGAAGATTATGGCAATGAGATCTATGCCGAGCTTTTCGAACGCATCTTGATCGACTTAGGTTTAACTAACAGAGTGGAAGGCGCCAAATTGCTTATTTATCCAGAAAAACATCTATTTGTTGTTTCCGTTCGAATGAGACGAGCGCGTCAAGCTTTAAAGATTCCTGAAATGGCAGACTTAAGCGAAAGGGATGGAGCGACTTATATCGCAATCAGAAATGAGAGCTATGCGCCTCCATTATTGGCTTTGCTTTGGAAGCTCTTTGGGAGGGAAAGGATTGAACAACTTAGCCGGCTAGAAATTTTGGCACATGGCATCCCTATTTCACGCCTTGAGAATTTAGAGCTAAATCCAGGAGAGGAACTGAGAAAGGAGGTATTGGATGCCATCTGGAGACTTCTACCTGAAGGATTTAAAGTCAGGCGTAACCTCATTGCAGATGATGTGATGACAGTCATTTCCACAGAACATGAGATGCAGGATGAATTCATGAAGATAGGTGAAGCTTTGCATCGAGAAATGGTCCAGGGCCTCAATTTGGAAACGGAAAAAAGAAGCTATCTCGGGGAGGATGAGATGGATGTATGA